In the Rhodothermus sp. genome, ACGTTCTGATCCTCTCCATAAGTTTTTCCTTCCACTTCCTGTGTATTGCTCTGAGGCGTTCCGGATCCCTGCCTTTTGACTTTAACAGATAATCGGCAACTTCATGGAGAACATCCCGGGCAGTATCCTCACGGAGAAGAATTATATCATCCGGTTGCAGTTTGCGTCCCTGGATTACGCTGACATCTCCGTCAGGGGTGATCACAGCAACCTTACCTGTTTCAGGAATATAGATCTGATAACCGGTTTCTGTCTCCACCCGCACACAGGAAACGGTGTATTCCCGGAGTGTCCCTCCGGCGGAATACTCGTCATCATCCTGCATGGCATCCATTCCTGCATTTTCTGGTGGAATAACCATCTCTTCTCCGGGAAGGTGTATTATACCACGTATGAGTAATCTGCGCGGAAAACCGGGTATCCTGATGCGTCCCAGGTGCATCCAGATCACCCGGGAAGCAGGGGGCACCTCCAGGATCCATTGTTTCTCCGCAACGACAGGCCCCAGTACACATATCATCTCATATACCATACATCCAAGCCTTTTAAGCGGTCGGGGTTCTCGTATAAAGTGTATATCAGGAAACCTGTTGCTGACCTCCATACCGATTTTCGCCTGCACCCACCGTCCCGCAACTACAGGCATGTCAGGATATGCTTCACGCAGTTCATTCAGAAGCTCCATATAAGGAGAAATCTCCAGTTTTTCCAGTTCCTCAAGGACC is a window encoding:
- a CDS encoding DrmE family protein; translation: MYPCCSFQEVDCFYEVLSRRVSIRRRNVACREIEHLWEVICILRREEEVEIAGKLRRVYSTVQSTPLPPRVAIDLHGIREVVDGMSSEFKPIVEEVLEELEKLEISPYMELLNELREAYPDMPVVAGRWVQAKIGMEVSNRFPDIHFIREPRPLKRLGCMVYEMICVLGPVVAEKQWILEVPPASRVIWMHLGRIRIPGFPRRLLIRGIIHLPGEEMVIPPENAGMDAMQDDDEYSAGGTLREYTVSCVRVETETGYQIYIPETGKVAVITPDGDVSVIQGRKLQPDDIILLREDTARDVLHEVADYLLKSKGRDPERLRAIHRKWKEKLMERIRTFGFEDVSHSLIEGGIQHASPQNIKNWLDEERIGPGDDEEFKQLLEFLEMDNPEEVIESAHLLRQAHREAGREITKMIRKALQEERFNPAHLKEGARIQLEELPGISICVYVVGHVARGPFEVPSYLIRRPLEE